A window from Bacteroidales bacterium encodes these proteins:
- a CDS encoding ribonuclease Z, translating into MPIKITILGSNSAVPSTHRWTSAQYMTVGGNGVLLDCGEGTQIRLKMFGIKLNSINQIYITHLHGDHFFGLIGLISTFHLIGRNKPLTIFGPKELEEVIRFQLDVSNSFLSYEVTFVPTNPAEQEIIFEDKHYSVTSFPLKHSVSTTGFLFKEKEKPANVKKDFIIQHDLSIEQITDIKNGNDFIDKDGNVHKHASITYNKLLSNSYAYCTDTMYMPEIIPIIDNCDAVYHEATFLSDLQHLAVEKYHATAREAALIAKNAHAKKLIIGHFSKRYKTTDALIAEATEIFPNTIAAEDGMVISIS; encoded by the coding sequence ATGCCAATAAAAATAACCATACTCGGATCTAATTCCGCAGTACCATCAACACACCGTTGGACATCGGCTCAGTATATGACTGTCGGAGGCAACGGTGTGTTGCTTGATTGCGGCGAAGGAACACAAATTCGCCTCAAAATGTTCGGAATAAAATTAAATTCCATAAATCAAATCTATATAACACATCTTCACGGCGATCATTTTTTCGGATTAATAGGGTTAATCTCTACTTTCCATTTGATAGGTCGCAATAAACCATTAACTATCTTCGGCCCAAAAGAACTTGAAGAAGTCATTCGATTTCAATTAGATGTTTCTAATTCTTTTTTAAGTTATGAAGTTACATTTGTTCCAACAAATCCGGCCGAACAGGAGATAATCTTCGAAGATAAACACTATTCCGTAACAAGTTTTCCGCTTAAACACAGTGTAAGCACAACAGGTTTTCTGTTTAAAGAAAAAGAGAAACCGGCAAATGTGAAGAAAGATTTTATCATTCAGCATGATTTAAGTATTGAACAAATAACCGATATTAAAAACGGGAATGATTTTATTGATAAAGACGGTAATGTTCACAAACATGCAAGTATAACTTACAATAAACTGCTATCAAATTCTTACGCTTATTGTACAGATACAATGTATATGCCGGAAATAATTCCTATTATAGATAATTGCGATGCGGTTTATCATGAAGCAACTTTCTTGTCGGATTTACAGCATCTTGCTGTTGAAAAATATCATGCAACGGCAAGAGAAGCAGCATTGATAGCGAAGAATGCTCACGCGAAAAAATTAATTATCGGACATTTTTCAAAAAGATATAAAACTACTGACGCACTCATTGCCGAAGCAACAGAAATCTTTCCCAATACGATAGCTGCCGAAGATGGAATGGTGATATCAATCAGCTAA
- a CDS encoding nodulation protein NfeD gives MNKRVFYILTILFLGCIMTACALQAKTEGNLEDNNIHDTVYVIELMDEIAPHTWRKVKLGFDEAHKNNARLIIIHLNTYGGTLVDADSIRTKILNSDIPVYAFIDNNAASAGALISIACDSIYMRPGSNIGAATVVNQESEQMPDKYQSFMRSMLRATAETNNRNPKIAEAMVDPEVEIEGISSKGKVLTFTTEEAIINGYCEGKAENISEVVGKAKLNDPVVITQKLTVLDKIIGFLIKPLISGLLIMMIIGGIYFELQTPGIGLPLVIAILGVVLYFFPLYAAGLVANWEIVVFVLGFILLALEIFVIPGFGVAGISGIALMLFGLTYAMIPNNGLRVNYEHLGMLATAILTVIIAITLAFVICVYLAKKLLTTNNRHIKIALNDVQNTDQGYSTANRKYTQMINMTAEAFSILRPSGKIILNDDVYDAVTEGDWINKGESVKVVDYINGQLVVRKK, from the coding sequence ATGAATAAACGTGTATTTTATATTTTGACAATTTTATTTTTGGGTTGCATTATGACCGCTTGTGCACTTCAAGCCAAAACAGAGGGAAATTTAGAAGATAATAACATTCATGATACAGTTTATGTAATTGAACTGATGGATGAAATAGCTCCTCACACATGGCGAAAGGTAAAATTAGGTTTTGATGAAGCGCATAAAAATAATGCACGATTGATAATTATTCATTTGAATACGTACGGAGGAACTCTTGTAGATGCCGATTCTATCAGAACTAAGATACTTAATTCGGATATTCCGGTTTATGCGTTTATCGACAACAATGCTGCATCTGCAGGAGCTTTGATATCAATAGCCTGCGATAGTATTTACATGCGTCCCGGTTCAAATATAGGTGCGGCTACAGTTGTAAATCAGGAAAGCGAACAAATGCCGGATAAATACCAGTCATTTATGAGGTCCATGTTGCGTGCTACAGCGGAAACAAATAATAGAAATCCAAAAATTGCAGAAGCAATGGTTGATCCGGAGGTTGAAATCGAAGGAATTTCTTCTAAAGGAAAAGTGCTTACTTTCACAACTGAGGAAGCCATAATAAATGGATATTGTGAAGGAAAAGCCGAAAATATCTCGGAAGTTGTTGGGAAAGCAAAATTAAATGATCCTGTTGTTATTACCCAAAAACTTACTGTACTTGATAAAATTATTGGATTTTTAATTAAGCCGCTAATAAGCGGACTTTTAATTATGATGATTATCGGTGGAATTTATTTTGAATTACAAACTCCGGGAATAGGATTGCCTTTAGTTATTGCAATACTCGGAGTTGTCTTGTATTTCTTTCCGCTTTATGCAGCCGGATTGGTGGCAAATTGGGAAATAGTAGTTTTTGTATTAGGATTTATTTTACTCGCTCTTGAAATATTTGTCATTCCGGGTTTCGGAGTTGCCGGAATTTCCGGTATTGCGCTTATGCTTTTCGGATTAACATATGCTATGATTCCAAATAACGGACTTAGGGTTAACTACGAACATCTGGGAATGTTAGCTACAGCTATCTTAACCGTAATAATTGCAATAACCCTTGCTTTTGTTATATGCGTTTATCTCGCAAAGAAATTACTTACTACAAATAACAGGCATATTAAGATTGCTTTAAATGATGTCCAAAATACGGATCAAGGATACAGTACCGCTAATCGGAAATATACACAAATGATAAATATGACCGCTGAAGCATTCTCAATTTTAAGACCTTCTGGGAAAATAATTCTGAATGATGACGTGTATGATGCCGTAACGGAAGGTGATTGGATTAATAAAGGAGAAAGTGTAAAAGTTGTTGACTACATTAATGGACAGTTGGTAGTTAGGAAAAAATAA
- a CDS encoding IgGFc-binding protein → MRDFIKIISFVLSFFLFQISLYSQDGSPSTEGKEFWVTFMKNGNYGCRPNGGGHAPSYEFLKLTIASRYNCSGTVSNPNTGYSQNFTVTAWQRLELTIPYNEAYTDIYGNIVNTGLLITTTEDVCIFASNSAINSFEPTLLLPTRCLGKEYSVTTNGTRYYLNSCGEVFAAQFAILATTNNTRVRITPKLATNNGKPKDIPFEITLNRGQVYMVGAEHPAGSYNQEYKFGLTGSWVEVVQGGQIALFQGNSLAAETVENVYSQYLNRASHIYDQAIPVKYYGKQLAAVMMGLTGGDGVFITITGLYDDTHITYLDDTPLVTLNKGDSYGMYYSNSSIGFNSDKPCTFYYTTSVKSEYPSMTMVACREQACDDFIFATVTPPGYYMPYTDMITLTVHSNSVNVNGSSVYFSPSDIPGYSYCPYSIPVENQVYNITSQSGVIAAFVPVGEYSFLCSIGGSMLTQFMYIDDILSNEIASNQKYCVDVPIDFRSE, encoded by the coding sequence ATGAGAGATTTTATCAAAATAATATCATTTGTTTTATCATTTTTTTTATTTCAAATTAGCCTTTATTCTCAAGACGGATCACCTTCAACTGAAGGTAAAGAGTTTTGGGTTACCTTTATGAAAAATGGTAATTATGGTTGTAGGCCCAATGGCGGAGGACATGCCCCGTCATACGAATTTTTAAAACTTACCATTGCTTCAAGATATAACTGCTCTGGAACGGTATCTAATCCTAATACAGGGTATAGTCAAAACTTTACTGTTACTGCATGGCAAAGATTAGAGTTGACAATCCCATATAACGAAGCATATACTGATATTTATGGAAATATTGTTAATACAGGTTTACTGATAACTACTACTGAGGATGTCTGTATATTTGCTTCTAACTCGGCAATAAATTCATTTGAACCGACTTTATTATTACCTACAAGATGTTTAGGGAAAGAGTATTCGGTTACTACAAATGGTACGAGGTATTATTTGAATAGTTGCGGAGAAGTTTTTGCTGCACAATTTGCAATCCTTGCTACGACCAATAATACCCGCGTCCGTATTACGCCAAAGTTAGCAACTAATAACGGCAAACCAAAAGATATTCCTTTTGAGATAACCCTAAACCGGGGACAGGTATATATGGTTGGTGCGGAGCATCCGGCCGGCAGCTATAATCAGGAATATAAATTCGGTTTAACCGGCTCCTGGGTTGAGGTGGTTCAAGGCGGACAAATTGCATTATTTCAAGGAAATTCTTTAGCAGCTGAGACTGTCGAAAATGTATATTCGCAATATTTAAATAGAGCTTCGCATATTTATGATCAAGCCATACCGGTTAAATATTATGGTAAACAGCTCGCTGCCGTTATGATGGGTTTAACAGGTGGCGATGGTGTTTTTATAACAATTACAGGTTTATATGATGATACTCACATAACATATTTGGATGATACTCCTCTTGTAACTTTAAATAAAGGTGACTCATACGGAATGTATTATTCAAATAGTTCAATAGGTTTTAATTCGGATAAACCTTGTACTTTTTACTACACAACATCTGTTAAAAGCGAATATCCTTCAATGACTATGGTTGCTTGTAGGGAACAAGCTTGTGATGACTTTATTTTTGCTACTGTAACACCGCCGGGATATTATATGCCTTATACTGATATGATAACTTTGACCGTTCATTCGAATAGTGTAAATGTTAATGGTTCAAGTGTTTATTTCTCTCCAAGTGATATTCCTGGTTATTCATATTGTCCTTATAGTATTCCGGTTGAGAATCAGGTATATAATATTACCAGTCAAAGCGGAGTTATTGCTGCTTTTGTCCCTGTTGGCGAATATTCTTTCTTGTGTTCAATTGGAGGCAGTATGTTAACACAGTTTATGTACATAGATGACATTTTGAGCAACGAGATAGCGAGCAATCAAAAATATTGTGTAGATGTACCTATAGATTTCCGTTCAGAG
- a CDS encoding DUF4465 domain-containing protein, which yields MTKKLLSIVAILMFATNVFCQTATFEDFELANESHYQGDESLDGFTSGTFFFGNSFTEEWDYWEGFAVSNHTTKEFDPDNNIEGQFYNVVGSGYKDSKNFGVVYPPYGGLSMVTMPENSSMQVKGVYVTNSAWTYYTMLNGDTYMGDPFGQGDWYKIIATGENSEGETTTTEFYLADFRSDNPNEHYIIEEWTWFDLSVLGEIVNVGFDLDASRKNEYGLTITSYFCIDDFNGTGNAGINNFDLTTDIIVYPNPVSDYVNIDFENNSDITVKNIRLYNINGEVLESVIPSEFCIINMEKYKSGIYFIEIKGNDFRKVKKIIKL from the coding sequence AACTTGCGAACGAATCGCATTATCAGGGAGACGAATCATTGGACGGATTTACTTCCGGAACATTTTTCTTTGGAAATTCATTTACTGAAGAATGGGATTATTGGGAAGGATTTGCTGTTTCCAACCACACAACAAAAGAGTTTGATCCGGATAATAATATTGAAGGGCAATTTTATAATGTTGTTGGTTCCGGATATAAAGATTCAAAAAACTTTGGAGTGGTTTATCCTCCTTATGGCGGATTATCAATGGTAACGATGCCTGAAAATAGTAGTATGCAAGTTAAAGGTGTTTATGTAACAAACAGCGCTTGGACTTATTACACCATGCTTAACGGAGATACTTATATGGGTGATCCCTTCGGCCAAGGCGATTGGTACAAAATTATAGCAACAGGAGAAAATTCTGAAGGAGAAACTACTACAACAGAATTTTATTTAGCCGATTTCCGTTCCGATAATCCCAATGAACATTATATTATTGAAGAATGGACTTGGTTTGATCTTTCTGTACTCGGTGAAATTGTAAATGTTGGCTTTGACTTGGACGCATCGAGGAAAAATGAATACGGACTTACTATTACCTCATATTTTTGTATAGATGATTTTAACGGAACAGGAAATGCAGGTATAAATAATTTTGATCTTACGACCGATATTATTGTTTATCCGAATCCTGTTTCTGATTATGTAAATATAGATTTTGAAAATAATTCAGATATAACAGTCAAAAATATTAGGTTATACAATATAAACGGAGAAGTATTGGAGTCTGTAATACCTTCTGAATTTTGTATTATTAATATGGAAAAATATAAATCAGGAATTTATTTTATTGAAATAAAAGGAAATGATTTTAGAAAAGTAAAAAAAATAATCAAATTGTAA
- the mscL gene encoding large-conductance mechanosensitive channel protein MscL, with protein MKSKTLQEFKEFALKGNVVDMAVGVVIGAAFGKIVTSLVNDIIMPCLGVLIGGVHFSDLSIVLKKATETNPAVTLNYGNFIQVTIDFLIIAFSIFLVIKVFNKMTHIRKKNGEGATAPAEEKKSE; from the coding sequence ATGAAAAGTAAAACATTACAAGAGTTTAAAGAATTTGCTCTTAAAGGGAACGTTGTTGACATGGCTGTCGGTGTGGTTATTGGAGCGGCTTTCGGCAAAATAGTTACTTCTTTGGTAAATGATATTATTATGCCGTGTCTGGGGGTATTAATTGGCGGTGTACATTTCTCCGATTTGAGTATTGTTCTTAAGAAAGCTACAGAAACAAATCCTGCTGTAACACTTAATTATGGTAATTTCATACAAGTTACCATTGATTTTCTTATTATTGCTTTTTCAATATTTCTTGTTATCAAGGTGTTTAATAAAATGACGCATATACGCAAGAAAAACGGAGAAGGGGCAACAGCACCTGCGGAAGAAAAGAAAAGTGAATAG
- the rpsA gene encoding 30S ribosomal protein S1: MSEEIKDTAVENQEAEITNEETKVVNETPEVITETEKEKEEIAEEPAIEEKPIVKEVVKQRVDWNTLGKDKEIYSSKEREDLENLYSNTLNQITDHEVINGTIVGLTPREVFINIGFKSDGIIPASEFKYRPNLKVGDIVEVYVESQEDSTGQLQLSHKKAKLLKSWDRVNQAFENDEIITGHIISRTKGGLIVEVFGIEAFLPGSQIDVKPIRDYDMFVDKTMEFKVVKINHEFKNVVVSHKALIEDELEAQKVEIIARLEKGQVLEGTVKNITTYGVFIDLGGVDGLIHITDLSWGRINHPEEIVKLDEKIQVVILDFDDNKKRIALGLKQLSPHPWESLDADLKVGDRVKGKVVVLADYGAFIEIAPGVEGLIHVSEMSWSQHLRTAQDFLKVGDDVEAVILTLDKDARKMSLGIKQLIPDPWASITEKYPIGSRHTAVVRNFTTFGIFVELEEGVDGLIHISDLSWNKKIKHPAEFTKVGEPLEVVVLDIDTENRRFSLGHKQIEDNPWEAYAEIFTEGSIHPGTVVAATDKGLTVNLPDDVEGFCPSRHAIKEDGSNIKVGETLDFKVIEFNKANKRIVVSHSKVFQDIAAAEKAKEYESKSGKKSAIQELNESNEVTTLGDLAELANLKSKMEEDAEK, from the coding sequence ATGTCAGAAGAAATTAAAGACACTGCTGTTGAAAACCAAGAAGCAGAAATTACGAATGAAGAAACTAAGGTAGTGAACGAAACTCCGGAAGTTATTACAGAAACAGAAAAGGAAAAAGAAGAAATTGCAGAAGAACCTGCTATTGAAGAAAAGCCTATTGTTAAAGAAGTTGTTAAACAACGTGTTGATTGGAACACTTTAGGTAAAGATAAAGAAATTTATTCCTCTAAAGAACGCGAAGACCTTGAAAATCTTTATTCGAACACTTTAAATCAAATCACAGATCATGAAGTAATTAACGGCACCATTGTAGGACTTACTCCTCGCGAGGTTTTTATTAATATCGGTTTTAAATCAGACGGTATTATCCCCGCATCAGAGTTTAAATACAGACCAAATCTTAAAGTCGGTGATATTGTAGAAGTTTATGTTGAAAGTCAAGAAGACTCTACAGGTCAATTACAATTATCACACAAAAAAGCTAAACTACTCAAATCTTGGGATAGAGTTAATCAAGCTTTTGAAAATGATGAAATTATTACAGGACATATTATTAGCCGTACCAAAGGCGGTTTAATTGTTGAAGTATTCGGTATTGAAGCTTTCTTACCCGGTTCTCAAATTGATGTTAAACCAATTAGGGATTATGATATGTTTGTTGACAAAACAATGGAATTCAAGGTTGTAAAAATTAACCATGAATTTAAAAACGTTGTTGTTTCTCATAAAGCTCTTATTGAAGACGAACTTGAAGCTCAAAAAGTTGAAATTATTGCTCGCCTTGAAAAAGGTCAAGTTCTTGAAGGTACTGTTAAAAATATCACAACTTACGGCGTATTCATAGATTTAGGTGGAGTTGACGGATTAATACATATAACCGATTTAAGTTGGGGAAGAATTAATCATCCTGAAGAAATAGTAAAACTTGACGAGAAGATACAAGTTGTTATTCTTGATTTCGATGACAATAAAAAACGTATTGCATTAGGTTTAAAACAATTATCTCCACATCCATGGGAATCTTTAGATGCTGATCTTAAAGTTGGCGATAGAGTTAAAGGAAAAGTTGTAGTTTTGGCTGATTACGGTGCTTTTATCGAAATTGCTCCGGGCGTTGAAGGTTTAATTCACGTTTCTGAGATGAGCTGGTCACAACATTTACGTACAGCTCAAGATTTCTTGAAAGTAGGTGACGATGTTGAAGCAGTTATTTTAACTTTAGATAAAGATGCTCGCAAAATGTCTCTCGGTATTAAACAATTAATTCCGGATCCATGGGCAAGCATCACAGAAAAATATCCTATAGGTTCAAGACATACCGCTGTTGTTAGAAACTTCACTACTTTCGGTATCTTTGTTGAACTTGAAGAAGGTGTTGACGGTTTAATTCACATTTCCGATTTATCTTGGAACAAGAAAATCAAACATCCGGCAGAATTCACTAAAGTTGGTGAACCTCTTGAAGTTGTTGTTCTTGATATTGATACTGAAAATCGCAGATTCAGCTTAGGCCACAAACAAATTGAAGATAATCCTTGGGAAGCTTACGCTGAAATATTTACAGAAGGTTCTATTCATCCGGGAACTGTTGTTGCTGCAACAGATAAAGGTTTAACTGTAAATCTTCCTGATGATGTTGAAGGTTTCTGTCCAAGCAGACACGCAATAAAAGAAGACGGAAGCAATATTAAGGTTGGCGAAACATTGGATTTCAAAGTTATTGAATTTAATAAAGCTAATAAACGTATTGTTGTTTCTCATTCTAAAGTGTTCCAAGATATAGCTGCCGCCGAAAAAGCTAAAGAATACGAAAGCAAATCGGGTAAAAAATCCGCTATTCAAGAGTTGAATGAAAGCAATGAAGTTACTACTCTTGGCGATTTGGCAGAACTTGCTAATTTAAAAAGCAAAATGGAAGAAGACGCTGAAAAGTAG
- a CDS encoding T9SS type A sorting domain-containing protein encodes MKKLLLSTVCALIIFGLNAQVTENFSDYTVGGKLAQQAQGMGRNYWTTWSNAPGGAEDGVIADVSGNKVGSLTYGNDQVLLLGGKTSGVWEFTMKMFVPASKCGYFNILADFAGTSSTWATQVYFNKDGTAPGVGAIDAGAESATTFTFNHDEWVNIKLIIDLDTDNTEFYINDGLVYEWQYTLGSFGDGCPRIIDAMNIYPPTAGMSDFYIDDIVFTPVANAIFETNFDELSAGAYVAQSYPDWWRTWSNLPGTSEDGLITVEQASSTPNSAKISWGADLIFMTGDKTTGSFTIDFDMYIPGTAPAYFNLLHNFNGTNSEWAIGIHFNITDDTNMPALGTYVQQDGNITNFTAVSDAWFPVSFVVDLDNDLATLDINGTQILEWQFSLIEDGGAGLRQLGAVDFYPPETGSVFYIDNFVFGGVGGGAPSLAVTPNSISEETLEGSGETFITPVNINNTGTSIGDYVSWASFIDEGKSGEKASFTLTYCNSNEPVNLYYNQATEPPVMEFAAKYPLSVYCDMVGTYITKVSFFLPNPTSDNKLTARVYGQGAAYNSPGEVLTEITINNPIVNYWNELTLPEPVLLSGQDIWVAFEGTQPVGESGLMATDGGPAVENGDWRRTNGGSWGQLHVIQPDLGNGNFMIRAYAEGDVIPGCWLSLEGDTYGSISAGNSATFDIILDSEGLEVGTYEATVSIATNDVNNELFEIPCTLKINELGVEEFAVNNVTTKIYPNPTSDMVTIESNKDINSIQIVNNVGQIVYSAKVNSTQTTINTSGFNTGMYFVRISTDAGSITTKLIVR; translated from the coding sequence ATGAAAAAACTTTTACTTTCAACGGTTTGTGCATTAATTATTTTCGGATTAAATGCGCAAGTTACTGAAAATTTTTCCGACTATACAGTTGGCGGAAAATTGGCTCAACAAGCTCAAGGTATGGGCAGAAATTATTGGACAACTTGGTCAAATGCTCCTGGTGGAGCTGAAGATGGTGTTATTGCCGATGTTAGTGGTAATAAGGTTGGTAGTCTTACTTATGGTAACGATCAAGTACTTTTACTTGGCGGAAAAACTTCCGGTGTATGGGAATTTACAATGAAAATGTTCGTGCCTGCAAGTAAGTGTGGTTATTTTAATATACTTGCAGATTTTGCCGGTACTTCAAGTACTTGGGCAACTCAAGTATATTTTAATAAAGACGGTACTGCTCCGGGAGTTGGTGCTATTGATGCTGGTGCAGAGTCGGCTACAACTTTTACATTTAACCATGATGAGTGGGTAAATATTAAACTTATCATTGATCTTGATACGGATAATACGGAATTTTACATTAATGACGGATTAGTTTATGAATGGCAATATACTTTAGGTTCATTTGGTGACGGATGTCCAAGAATAATTGATGCTATGAATATTTATCCTCCAACAGCCGGAATGTCTGATTTTTATATTGATGATATAGTATTTACTCCTGTTGCAAATGCTATTTTTGAAACAAATTTTGATGAGTTATCAGCCGGTGCTTATGTAGCTCAATCATATCCGGACTGGTGGCGTACTTGGTCAAATCTTCCCGGTACTTCTGAAGACGGATTAATTACAGTTGAACAAGCTTCTTCAACTCCCAATTCTGCTAAAATATCTTGGGGAGCTGATTTGATATTCATGACTGGTGATAAAACCACAGGTTCTTTCACAATAGACTTTGATATGTATATTCCCGGAACCGCACCTGCATATTTTAATTTATTACATAATTTTAATGGCACCAATAGCGAATGGGCAATAGGTATTCATTTTAATATTACAGATGATACAAATATGCCTGCATTAGGTACTTATGTTCAACAAGATGGTAATATTACTAATTTTACTGCTGTGAGCGATGCTTGGTTCCCAGTATCTTTTGTAGTTGATTTGGATAATGACCTCGCTACACTTGATATTAACGGTACTCAAATATTAGAATGGCAATTCAGCCTTATTGAAGATGGCGGTGCAGGTTTAAGACAACTCGGTGCAGTTGATTTTTATCCTCCTGAAACAGGATCAGTATTTTATATAGATAATTTTGTTTTTGGTGGTGTTGGCGGTGGTGCTCCATCTTTGGCAGTAACTCCGAATTCTATTAGTGAAGAAACTCTTGAAGGATCCGGTGAAACTTTTATAACTCCAGTTAATATAAATAATACCGGAACCAGTATAGGTGATTATGTGTCATGGGCTAGTTTTATTGATGAAGGTAAATCAGGAGAAAAAGCAAGCTTCACATTAACTTATTGTAATAGTAATGAACCTGTAAACCTTTATTACAACCAAGCTACTGAACCTCCTGTTATGGAGTTTGCAGCAAAATATCCTTTGTCTGTTTATTGTGACATGGTTGGTACTTACATTACTAAAGTTTCTTTCTTCTTACCTAACCCAACAAGTGATAATAAGCTTACAGCTCGTGTATATGGACAAGGTGCTGCTTACAATTCTCCCGGAGAAGTTCTTACAGAAATAACAATCAATAATCCAATTGTTAATTATTGGAATGAATTAACTTTACCTGAACCTGTATTATTAAGTGGACAGGATATTTGGGTTGCTTTTGAAGGAACACAACCTGTAGGTGAAAGTGGTCTTATGGCTACTGATGGTGGTCCTGCTGTTGAAAATGGAGACTGGAGAAGAACAAATGGTGGTTCATGGGGACAATTGCATGTTATTCAACCAGATCTTGGTAACGGTAATTTTATGATTAGAGCATATGCAGAAGGTGATGTTATCCCGGGTTGCTGGCTATCATTAGAAGGAGATACTTATGGTTCTATTTCTGCAGGAAATAGTGCAACTTTCGATATTATTTTGGATTCTGAAGGATTGGAAGTAGGAACATACGAAGCTACTGTTAGTATTGCTACCAATGATGTTAATAATGAACTTTTTGAAATTCCTTGTACTCTTAAAATTAATGAGTTAGGTGTTGAAGAGTTTGCCGTTAATAATGTAACAACTAAAATTTATCCTAATCCTACATCAGATATGGTTACTATTGAATCAAATAAAGATATTAATAGTATTCAAATAGTTAATAATGTCGGACAAATTGTATATTCTGCTAAAGTTAATAGCACACAAACAACTATTAACACGTCTGGCTTTAATACAGGAATGTATTTTGTAAGAATCAGCACAGATGCAGGTTCAATTACAACTAAACTTATTGTTAGATAA
- a CDS encoding lipoate--protein ligase — MLIINSPSNFPPFNIATEEYLIKNFSDDIFLLYINEPTIIVGINQNTLAEINLEYIKATNINVVRRLSGGGAVFHDLGNLNFSFITNISGNKKIDFRKYTQPIINAMQNIGINAEFEGRNDLTIDKKKFSGNASHIYKNRICHHGTLLFDTDLTRLSKSLNPKEDKFEGKAVKSVKSRVTNIKDYLKENYTIEEFTSYIINQVIKDINDAEAYKFSEKDTQSINLLVENKYNTWEWNFGKSPKYNFNKSIKTSAGRIELYIYVEKGLIKEISIYGDFFGTKPVKEFTDLLIGKEHKEDDIISILEITDVNDYFSGFEKEDLKSLFF, encoded by the coding sequence ATGTTAATAATCAATTCTCCATCTAATTTCCCACCGTTTAACATTGCTACAGAAGAATATTTGATTAAGAATTTCAGTGATGATATTTTTCTATTATATATTAATGAACCAACTATTATTGTAGGTATAAACCAGAATACTCTCGCAGAAATTAACCTTGAATATATTAAGGCAACCAATATCAATGTGGTACGACGATTATCCGGCGGCGGTGCGGTTTTTCATGATCTCGGCAATTTGAATTTTTCATTTATCACAAATATTTCAGGGAATAAAAAAATTGACTTCAGAAAATATACTCAACCGATAATTAATGCTATGCAAAATATCGGAATTAATGCGGAATTTGAAGGTCGAAACGATTTAACTATCGACAAAAAGAAATTCAGCGGAAATGCTTCTCATATTTACAAAAACCGGATTTGTCATCATGGAACTTTGTTGTTTGATACCGATTTAACCCGTCTTTCCAAGTCATTAAATCCAAAAGAAGACAAATTTGAAGGAAAGGCAGTAAAGTCGGTAAAAAGTCGTGTTACCAATATCAAAGATTATTTAAAAGAAAATTATACTATTGAAGAATTTACAAGCTACATTATCAATCAGGTAATTAAAGATATTAATGATGCGGAAGCATATAAATTTTCCGAAAAGGACACTCAAAGCATCAATTTGCTTGTTGAAAATAAATATAACACTTGGGAGTGGAATTTCGGAAAATCTCCCAAATACAATTTCAACAAATCTATAAAAACTTCTGCCGGAAGAATTGAATTATATATTTATGTTGAAAAAGGGCTGATAAAAGAAATTAGTATCTACGGTGATTTCTTCGGAACAAAGCCCGTTAAAGAATTTACGGATTTACTGATCGGAAAGGAACATAAAGAGGATGATATAATCTCAATTTTAGAAATTACAGATGTTAATGATTATTTTTCGGGATTTGAAAAAGAAGATTTGAAATCCTTGTTCTTCTGA